The sequence CAGTAGATGCTTTTAATCCAAATAAAAGAAATAATCCGATTATGACAGATGCCGATATGGCAATGAAAATGGATCCTATCTATAGAGAAATATCAGAAAAATTCTATAAAAACCCTGACTATTTTACTGATGTATTTGCAAGAGCTTGGTTTAAATTAACACACAGGGATTTAGGTCCGAAAGACCGTTATTTAGGGACTGATGTTCCACAAGAGGATTTAATTTGGCAAGACCCAATTCCTAAAGTTACTTACACATTAACAGAATCAGAAATAGAAGATTTAAAAGAAAAAATTCTAAATAGTGGTTTATCAAGAACAGAATTAATTAACACCGCTTGGGATAGTGCAAGAACTTTTAGAAGATCTGATTATAGAGGTGGTGCAAATGGAGCCAGAATTCGTTTAGCTCCACAAAAAGACTGGATTGGCAATGAGCCTGAAAGATTACAAAAAGTACTAAATGTCCTAACTCAAATTCAGAGTGGATTAACTAAAAAAGTTAGTCTTGCAGACTTAATCGTTTTAGGAGGAAGTGTTGCAGTTGAAAAAGCAGCCCATGAAGCTGGAGTTGCAACACAAGTATCTTTCTTAGCTGGAAGAGGTGATGCTACTGCTGAAATGACAGACGCAGAGTCATTTTCTGATTTAGAACCAACGCATGATGCCTTTAGAAATTGGTCAAAAAAAGAATATGTTGTTAAACCTGAAGAATTAATGCTAGACAGAGCACAATTAATGGGCTTAACTGCTCCTGAAATGACAGTTTTATTAGGAGGAATGAGAGTCCTTGGAACGAATTACGGAGGAACTAAACATGGTGTTTTTACTGAAAACATAGGCGTTTTAAGCAATGATTTCTTTGTTAATTTAACAGATATGAAGTACTCGTGGAAGCCTACAGGAGAAAATTCCTATAATTTAGTTGATAGAAAAACAGGGAATACAAAATGGACAGCAACTCGTGCTGACTTAGTTTTTGGTTCTAATTCTATACTTAGAGCTTATGCAGAAGTGTATGCACAAGATGATGCAAAAGAAAAATTTGTAAAAGACTTTGTAAAAGCTTGGACAAAAGTGATGAATGCAGACCGATTTGATTTATAAATAAAGTAATTAGTTTCAGCTATCAAAGAACAACTCAATAATAGCTAAAAACTATTTTAAAATAAGAAATAACCATAACTTAATCCTAGTTATGGTTATTTTATTTATAATTTTGCCTTAAGAAATTAAAACAACAATTTAAACACAAAAAACTATGGCATTAGTAGGAAAAAAATTCCCAAACATCACTGTAGATGCAATCTCTGAAATGGGTGACAATTTAAGAATCAACGTTTTAGAAGAAGCTGTAAACAACAAGAAAAAAGTACTTTTATTTTGGTATCCAAAAGATTTTACTTTTGTTTGCCCAACTGAACTACATGCTTTCCAAGCTGCTTTAGGTGATTTCGAAAAAAGAAACACTATGGTTATTGGTGCTTCTTGCGACACAAATGAAGTTCATTTTGCTTGGTTAAATACTGCAAAAGACAACGGTGGAATTGAAGGAGTAACTTACCCTTTATTAGCTGACACAACTAGAAACTTATCTGCTTCTTTAGATATTCTTGATGCAGAATGGGTTTATGATGACAACATGGAAGAAGAAATCTTAGAAGGTTCTAATGTAACTTTCAGAGCTACTTATTTAATTGACGAAGAAGGAAAAATCTTCCACGAAAGTGTAAACGATATGCCATTAGGTAGAAATGTGAATGAATATTTACGTTTAATAGACGCTTATACCCACGTTCAAACTAAAGGTGAAGTTTGTCCTGCAAACTGGGAAGAAGGAAAAGATGCAATGAGTGCTGACAGAAACAGTACAGCTGCTTATTTATCTTCTCACTAATAAATTACTCTGTTTCGAGTTTCAAGTTCAATAAAGAGAACTTGAAACTTGGAACTATTTTAAAATCTTAAATTACAAAGAAAATGTTTACAGAAATAGAACAAGATAACCTAGCTGAAGTTATTGCTTCAAATGAGACTGTAGTTGTACAATTCTCTGCAACATGGTGTGGAAACTGCAGAATTATGAAACCGAAATTTAAAAAAATGGCTTCTGAAAATGAATCGATTCCATTTTTAATGGTTGATGCAGAAAAATTCCCTGAGTCAAGAAAATTGGCAACAGTTGATAATTTACCCACTTTTGCAACTTTCAAAAATGGAAAATTAGTAAATCAAACGCAAACTAATAAAGTTGAAGTCTTAACAGAATTAGTAAAAGAAGTAATCTAATATTTTTTTAAAAAATATAAAAAAATGAAAATACCTGTAATTAAACAGCTGACACAATTTATAGAAGATAACGATCAAGATTATCTAATTGAAACTATTGAGGTTTTAGAAAACTTAACCGAGGTCTCTTCTTTAAAAGACGAGGAGCTTGATGTACTAGGTGAACTTATTTCTAATATGTATGGAGCTCTTGAAGTTCATAAAATGATAAAAGATGGAGCTGATAAAAAAACAGCTTTAAATGATTTCATGAAACGTGTCTTAGGTTCTATAGATAAATAAAAGAAATTTATTTAAATATTCGAACCATTAAGACATTAAGAAAGATTCAGAAAAACTAAATGAAACTTAATATCTTAATGGTTATTTTTTATACAAATTATTTATAATATTTTTTCTTTAACCAAAAAGCTACATTTACCAATATAATCAAAGCTGGGACTTCTACTAAAGGACCAACAACTCCTGCAAAAGCTTGCCCACTATTGATTCCAAAAACCGCAATAGAAACTGCAATAGCTAATTCAAAATTATTCCCAGATGCCGTAAACGACAAGGCAACTGCATCACGATAGTTGGCTCCAATTTTCTTTGAAACAAAAAACATCAAGAAAAACATAACAGTAAAGAAGATTACTAATGGAATCGCTATTCGAACAACATCTAAAGGTAAATCAACAATCATTTCTCCTTTCAAACTAAACATCACAACAATTGTAAACAATAAAGCAATCAATGTAATTGGAGAAACAAACGGAATAAATTTCTGATTAAACCATTTATCTCCAACATATTTTTTAATAAAATAACGACTCGCAACGGCTAATGCAAAAGGAATTCCTAAATAAATCCCAACTGTTTTGGCTATTTCAGTAATTGTAATATCTAATTCTAAACCTTGTATTCCAAATAAAGGCAACATAACTTCCAAATAAAAATAAGCATACAAACTAAAGAAAAACACTTGCAACAGACTATTAATCCCTATTAAACCAGCTGTTAATTCTCTATTACCTTCTGCTAATTCATTCCATACAATAACCATTGCAATACATGGAGCAATTCCGATGATAATTAAACCTGTCATATATTCTGGATAATCTTTCAAGAAAAATGTCGCTAATAAAAACATTAAAAACGGACCAACAATCCAAGTAACAAAAAAAGAAATCCCAATAATTTAGGCTTTGCAAACATTAAAGGTACTTTTGAAAAATCAATTTTAGTTAAAGGTGGATACATCATTAAAACTAACCCAATAGCTAAAGGAATATTTGTAGTTCCAGAAGAAAATGAATTAATAAATCCAGCAGCATTTGGAATAAAAAAACCTGTTCCAACTCCAATTAACATCGCTAAAAAAATCCAAAGCGTTAAATATTTATCCAAAAACCCTAATCTTTTTTTCATTTTAATAGGTTTTATTATTTTCCATATTTGTTAATTATTGCCATTTGACCAGCGTGATAAGCCGTGTGAGAAACTATTCGCCCAAAAGCTTCTGCTTTGGTTTTTGCACCAAATTCATTTGTACTAATAGTTGTTTCCCAATCTTCTTCACTTTGTTTTTCTACAATTAACTTTAAAGAATCAAAAGAATAGATAACATAAGCTTTTAACTCTTGTAAATTTGTCCACTCACCAGTATCTTTTTTATCAATTACTGTTTTTGCAATAACTTTAACTTCTTTTGCTCCGAAAACATTTTTTGCAAATAACAATTCTACATCACCAATATGACGAATTAAAAAACCAACACTATTAACAGATGGTTCTAATTTTTTCATCAAATCTTCTTGTTTAAAATTTTCTAATTGATTTGTGAATCTTGTTCTAGATTCTATCCAAAGTTCTAATAAAAGCTGTGTTTTTGATTTCATAATTATAAAATTAAAATCCTAATAGATTCATTAACCGAAAATAGCAAGAGTTTTTACACTACTCTATTTTATTATTATTTTTTTGCAGCGACTAATTATTATTTTTTATTTGAGAAAAAACATAGTTCATTTCTGAAGCTATTTCTATACTTCTCTCTAAATATTTCACATCCATTAAATCTGTACCATCAAATATTTTTGGATCCTCGTAGCGAATTGGCAAACGTTTTTCTGCTCCAGCAATAAACGGACAACCTTCATCCGCAGACGAACATGTCATTATTGCTGCAAAATTCAACCTAGGATTAAATTCATCATCAAATGTCTTTGAAAAACAAATAATTGGAGGTTCATTTTCCGAATATTTTATGGCATACACAGGATTACTATCATCGCTCAATTTTTGAATTTGAAACCCTTGATTTTGTAATGTTACTGCTACTTTTGAAAACAATGCTGTAGCTTCCGTTCCGCCAGAATAGCAATTCACGTTATTAACACTATAATGAGAAGCCATTGTTTGTGCCCAAATTTGCGATAAATGACTTCTTCTCGAATTATGAGTACATATAAAGTTTAAATTTACAGCTTGCTTATTATCTACTTTTGACTGTACAAATTCAATTAACGGTTGTAAAACTTCCTTTCTTTCACTTGAAACTAGGATAAGTTTTTCTTCTATGATATTTTTAACTATTGAATACATTTATGACTTTTTATAATGACAAAAAATAAAATCTTGCACACTTTCAAATGGTGTTTCGTGTTCTTCAGTAAAACAGTTCTCTAATTGAAAGTCATTCTCGAAAACTGCTTCCATTTTTTCAACTGTATATTGTGTAATTGGCAAGCCACTACATTTCAAAGGTCCTTCATCTGAAAAAGCGCCAATAATTAGATTTGATTTATCTTTTAACGCTCTAACAACATTGTTTTTATATTTTTCAACTTCAGAATCTTCCAATAAAAAATGAAAAGAAGCTCTATCATGCCAAATATCAAATTCATTTTCAATCTGATAATCCAATACATCCGTAACTAAAAAGTTAACAAGCTTAGCCTTATCCCCTAGCCTTGCTTTAACTTTATTAATCGCATTTTCAGAAATATCTAACAAATAAAGATTTGTATATCCTAAGTCAATTAAATTGTCTATCAAAAAACTATCGCCACCACCAATGTCTATTATTTTAGCATCTAAAGACAATTTACAGGCTTTTATTAACTGCAATGATGTTTCTGGTTTTTCCTGAAACCAACTCACTTCTTTTTCCGATTTAGTTTCAAAAATCGTTTCCCAATGTTCTCTTTTATCACTCATATTAACAACATCCAGAATTCG is a genomic window of Flavobacterium jumunjinense containing:
- a CDS encoding DUF6952 family protein — protein: MKIPVIKQLTQFIEDNDQDYLIETIEVLENLTEVSSLKDEELDVLGELISNMYGALEVHKMIKDGADKKTALNDFMKRVLGSIDK
- a CDS encoding thioredoxin family protein, with amino-acid sequence MFTEIEQDNLAEVIASNETVVVQFSATWCGNCRIMKPKFKKMASENESIPFLMVDAEKFPESRKLATVDNLPTFATFKNGKLVNQTQTNKVEVLTELVKEVI
- a CDS encoding peroxiredoxin encodes the protein MALVGKKFPNITVDAISEMGDNLRINVLEEAVNNKKKVLLFWYPKDFTFVCPTELHAFQAALGDFEKRNTMVIGASCDTNEVHFAWLNTAKDNGGIEGVTYPLLADTTRNLSASLDILDAEWVYDDNMEEEILEGSNVTFRATYLIDEEGKIFHESVNDMPLGRNVNEYLRLIDAYTHVQTKGEVCPANWEEGKDAMSADRNSTAAYLSSH
- a CDS encoding arsenate-mycothiol transferase ArsC codes for the protein MYSIVKNIIEEKLILVSSERKEVLQPLIEFVQSKVDNKQAVNLNFICTHNSRRSHLSQIWAQTMASHYSVNNVNCYSGGTEATALFSKVAVTLQNQGFQIQKLSDDSNPVYAIKYSENEPPIICFSKTFDDEFNPRLNFAAIMTCSSADEGCPFIAGAEKRLPIRYEDPKIFDGTDLMDVKYLERSIEIASEMNYVFSQIKNNN
- the katG gene encoding catalase/peroxidase HPI; its protein translation is MEHSNSLGKCPFHQKEDIITTGTNNQYWWPESLNLDILHQHDTKTNPLGEGFNYAAEFKKIDLEALKTDLKKFMTESQDWWPADWGHYGGLMIRMAWHSAGTYRVTDGRGGSNTGNQRFAPLSSWPDNASLDKARRLLWPIKKKYGNKLSWADLMILAGNMAYESMGLKTFGFAGGREDIWHPEKDIYWGAEKKWLDETKERYNNDQNRESLDNPLAAVQMGLIYVNPEGVDGKPDPLKTAIDVRTTFKRMAMNDEETVALTAGGHTVGKAHGNGDASILGKEPEAGEIEEQGLGWHNPTRTGVGVDSVTSGLEGAWTTNPTQWDNGYFYLLFTYEWELKKSPAGAWQWEPINIKEEDKPVDAFNPNKRNNPIMTDADMAMKMDPIYREISEKFYKNPDYFTDVFARAWFKLTHRDLGPKDRYLGTDVPQEDLIWQDPIPKVTYTLTESEIEDLKEKILNSGLSRTELINTAWDSARTFRRSDYRGGANGARIRLAPQKDWIGNEPERLQKVLNVLTQIQSGLTKKVSLADLIVLGGSVAVEKAAHEAGVATQVSFLAGRGDATAEMTDAESFSDLEPTHDAFRNWSKKEYVVKPEELMLDRAQLMGLTAPEMTVLLGGMRVLGTNYGGTKHGVFTENIGVLSNDFFVNLTDMKYSWKPTGENSYNLVDRKTGNTKWTATRADLVFGSNSILRAYAEVYAQDDAKEKFVKDFVKAWTKVMNADRFDL
- a CDS encoding class I SAM-dependent methyltransferase, whose translation is MSDKREHWETIFETKSEKEVSWFQEKPETSLQLIKACKLSLDAKIIDIGGGDSFLIDNLIDLGYTNLYLLDISENAINKVKARLGDKAKLVNFLVTDVLDYQIENEFDIWHDRASFHFLLEDSEVEKYKNNVVRALKDKSNLIIGAFSDEGPLKCSGLPITQYTVEKMEAVFENDFQLENCFTEEHETPFESVQDFIFCHYKKS
- a CDS encoding DinB family protein, with product MKSKTQLLLELWIESRTRFTNQLENFKQEDLMKKLEPSVNSVGFLIRHIGDVELLFAKNVFGAKEVKVIAKTVIDKKDTGEWTNLQELKAYVIYSFDSLKLIVEKQSEEDWETTISTNEFGAKTKAEAFGRIVSHTAYHAGQMAIINKYGK